GTGCGACATTCGGAGCGCTTCCACAGCTTGGCACTCTCCTTCCCCACACCTTGACGCTTCGTAACATCTTACTGCGTCAGCGGCATTTTCGCGATCGTGCGGGAGATGGGCGCGTCGGTTGCTCTTGACCGTGATGGTGCCGGCACCGATTACGGCAAAGATAAAGAAAAGTGATGGCTGCAGTGTAACCTGGCAACAACTCAGAGCGCTTTCCTCGGCATTGGTCCGCAAGCCAAGTTCTTCTCCGAATAAAGTGGGCTTAAGCCTTGGTTGGCTACCAACCATTGCACGTATCCCTCTGTTGAAGGAGCGCCAATATTGATCGCGAATTCAACGCCAAAGATCGCCAGGATAAAGTACCATTCCCCCATCGGCGTTACTAGGAAGTCACTCTCGTGGACAATCTGAACACGTTGTCCGTTCGCGTCGAGGACGAAATCGTTGGCACCATAGATCGTTCGTATATGCACGGGCCACAAGTTTGGCGAACCTACGCGGGCGTAATTGCGGAGTGGGTCGAGCTGCTCTTCATCGCAAAGATAAGCGAGCCCTTCAGGAGCGTTAACTAATCGCTGAGCCATGAACTCAAGCGCGACCTTGGCGAGAAACCTTGCAATCACCGCGTCGGATGGCGCAGATCCAGTCAAAGGAACAATTAGTCGCCCATTCGGTCTCGCGGCTATTGCCCCAAGTGCGTCTGGCGACACCTCGACCGACGTCAAATTTTTTCGTGGCAATCTAGTTACGAGGGCCGGGATACAGGGAGTAATCAGTCCGTCTATAGATGGAACGCGACCGCGTTTGTTCTCGAGCTCTTGATGAAATCGCAGACTCTTTATCGCTGGGCTTTCGAGGAAAGGTGCCTCAACCTTTCGCGCGAAGTAGTTGTTGCAGCGATCGCAGATAACACCCCGTGGTAGCACATGAAGGGTGTTTCCGAGTGATTCCGGAATGATGTGCTCAACACTTCGAGAAGCCGATGAATCTGCTTTGCAGAACAGGCATCTTGTTTGCGGAATTGTGCCGACTGCCTCCTACATGGCTGGCAAGATCAAAAAACCATAATCAGTGGATTCCAATATCATGTCAACATGATACTAGGGGACCAATGGAGCGCCAATGACCAGAAAATCGAGAACACTTGACCCCATCAATACGCGCCCTTCAGCCGGTACCGATCACATTGGTCGGCGGTTGAGGGGTGCCCGCATGTTCGCTGGTCTAACGCAAATCGAAGTGGCCCGACGTCTAGGAGTACAGCAATCTGCGGTGTCACGCATCGAGAACGAGCCGGACATGCGTATTTCGACGATACAGCGCTACTTAGGCGTGTTGGGGGCTGGGATCGATTTGAATGCACGGTTCGACGCGTCCGCGATCGATGATCTTGGGGTGCCCCATGACGATCAGACTATAGACGGCCAATTCATTGTTCCGATTTTGGGTGACTGTTGGGCACCACAGAACCGCGAGTTCATCTTTAGCGTCAAGCCTCGTTATTCGCAGAAGATTGAGACGGGAGAGAAGACCGTCGAACTCCGCCGTCGGTTTCCAAAGTATGTTCCCGAGGGGACCATCGCCCTTATCTACTCGACTAGCCCAACGCGAGCATTGACAGGGATCGCCGAAATCGAGGGCGTGGAAGTTGGGACGCCAAGCGCGATATGGTCGGAATATGCGGAGCGCGCCTGCATCGGACGAAATGATTTCGACACATACTTCTCTGGCGCAGACTGTGCTCATGCCATTAAATTGCGTAGTGCTCGCCCGCTTCGCCGAAGTCTGGATCTTACTGAACTAAGAGAACGATTTGGTTTTGAACCCCCTCAATCCTATCGTTATGCCAAACCTGAACTTCGTGAGGCTCTGAGACATGAGTGGGGTGAGATATCTGATCGACACCAATGTATTCATCGGCCTTGAGGATTCGCGAGAAGTAGCACCGGATTTTGCTTCGTTTCGGCAGTTGGCTGCTCGTCACGGTGTCGGCGTTTTTATCCATGAAGCCGCAAAAGACGATATTGCGCGAGACAAGGATGACGCTCGACGGCGGATATCATTGAGCAAAATCGCAAAATTCCCGACCATTGCAAAGGTTAGGGGTTTGACGAACGCTGACCTGGAAGCTGAATTTGGCGGGCTTTCCCGCCCAAACGACGTAGTCGATACCACGTTACTGCATGCACTTCGGATTGGAGTTGTAGACTTTCTCGTAACTGAGGATGGGGGGCTGCATGATCGCGCACGCCGCTATGCCTCGGGCATTGCCGATCGCGTCCTTTTTGTTGCCGATGCCACGGCGCTCTTGCGCTCGACGTATGAACCGCAAGAGGTTCAGTTCCGCTACGTCGAAGAGGTCGACGCGCATACTATCCCAACCACCGATCCAATCTTCGAAAGTCTGAGAGAAGGTTATCCGCAATTCGACACTTGGTGGCGGGACAGCTGTGTTGCGAAGTTGCGCAAATGCTGGGTTGTGACCGATAACGACGGCTTAGCCGGCCTTGTCGTACGCAAAGATGAGACCGCGACCAACACCGACGCGACCTTGCCGGGCGAACGGATACTTAAGATTTGCACATTCAAGGTACGGCCTGAGCGACGCGGTCTCAAGCTGGGCGAACTGCTGCTGAAGCAAATCCTCTGGTTCGCTCAGAAGAACGGTTACGATGTCCTGTATCTCACCACGTATCCTGAACAGACTGCGCTCATCAGCTTGATTGAATACTATGGCTTTTGCCGAACCAAGGTTGCTGATGACGGCGAACTCACATTTGAGAAAGGCTTAAGCCGATTGCCGCTCGCGTGTGAGAATGGCGCAGATTTGTTCGAAGTAGCGGCACGGTCATATCCGAGGTTTTGTGCCGACTCTACGGTCGCTGCTTATGGTATCCCGATTCAGGAAGACTATCACGAGGTGCTCTTCCCAGAGCTTCGTGACGATCGTCAACAAGACCTGTTTGAATTTGGCGGCATCGGTACCGGACCGCGAAAAGCGGGAAATACAATCCGAAAAGTCTATCTCTGCCACGCGCCCGCGAACCTGAGCGAGCGCGGCGCTTTGTTGTTCTTCTACAAAGGACAGTCGGAGAGGATGCCGTCGCAGGCGATTACAACAGTCGGAATCTTCGAAAATATGGCACTGGCTCGATCAACCGACGAACTACGTCGACTTGCTGGCGGGCGATCCGTTTACAGCGAACGCCAGCTGCAGTCATGGAATGCGAGTCCCAAGAATCCGGTCAAGGTGATTAACTTTCTACTGGCAGGCCATTTGTCACCCGCTATGCAGATTGACGAGCTCCGAAGGGCCGGAGTGATTTCCAAGCAGCCACCCCAGTCGATCTTCAAGCTCGATCATACACGGCGTGCGCCCCTGTTGGCTCGGCTCGATTTGGGATTTTCGCTTCAATGAAAACTGTCGCCGTCGTTGGCCTATCGGGCGTGGGCAAGTCCACCTCGATCCGGCGAGCAGCGATGGACATTGATCTATTGCACTTGCAGGCTAGCGCGCTGATTAAACTAGAACAGGAACATCGGGCAGGATCCGCATGTTCATCAGAGGACCTTCGGCTCGGTCCTGTGCTCGATAATCAGGCTCTAATGCTGGCCGCATTCTCGCGGATGACCCATGGAGTTCGATCTCTGGTGGTGTTCGATGGGCATACGATCATAGACGGTGCAGCAGGTCCGATATTCATTCCAGCGGAGGTCTTCAATGCTCTAGGTTGTAAGAGCATGGCTTTCCTGTGGGACGAGCCAGAATTGATAGCCCAACGCCGCCAGGCTGATCATCGTCGCGATCGCCCCGCGCTAACTTCACATTTGCTTAGCCGGCATCAAAATTTGGCCGAACGTGCCGCGCGGGAAATATGCGGCGAGTTAGATATTCCTCTGAAATTGATCAAAGGGTCCGATCAGACCGCCTTTCAAGAGTTCCTCGTGGCTGCGGTGTAGTCAGACGCAATGTCATCGATTGGGTTGCATGCCGGATGGCTGCCATCTTTTTTCTGCTTCCGAAACCAGACAGTCGCCTTCCGATCCAAAACTTGTCAAAGTGCCCGAAGGCCGGGCGCTAAGCGCCCGGTTCCTTCTTCTCGTCGTCCAGCGGCGTGCGCAGAACGATCCGGCCATTTATCGGCACGACTTCCAGCTGAAGCGAGAGGCATTTTCGGTCGCGGTGGAACCATGCGGCTCCGATGCGGGTCCAGAAACCCTTGTCGCCTTTGTTGGCGACATGCCAGGCGAGGAAGTCCGGCGGATTGGTCTCCAGTGCGGGTGCGGTATTGCTGCGTGCCATGATGATTTCCTTTCGTGTCTGGTGGCTCGTTGCACCAAACAGGAAGGCCGAACGGCCAAGGTAAGGATTCATGTCCAACACGGGTGAGCGGAGCGAACCGGCGCGGGCAGGACATTGAAAGCTGACCGAGTGCGGCCAGTCGGGGTGCTCAAAACGAAGCCGACAATGAGAAGAGAATTCTCGCACGTGCTGCACCGCGCGGAACCAGACCGGACTTCCGGTCGAATCCGGTTTGCAGTTCAAGCAAGCGCCAAGAATTGGATGGGAAGCGCACCGCATTTGGCGGCACGCTGCTCGCCGCTTTAATATTCCGATGCCAGCATGATCGTCAGCACGCGCCGGGTCACGGCAGGATTGGCCGGGTCATCGCTCCCGAACCGCAAATCGCGGTCATATGCATCGATCTTCCAGAACACGGTTTCGGCAGGCCGCGCAGGTCGCGTGGTCGTCCAGCTACCTTCGTCATCCTGAAAGATCGCCCCGAAATCGCGTTCTCCGTAAGGATCGTTGTCAGGTGTGAAGGCGTCAAACGTCTCGACCAGTTCGCGCACGCGCGACTGATCTTGCTCGGGCAAGGCCCGGAACCCCTCGGTTGCCACGGCAACGCAGGCCAGGCCCATCGCCTGCCGTGCCCTATCATTGAGCCGGGCAATCCGCTCACTGCGGGAAAGAGTGCCAGCGGTCATTGCACCGCCCTCCCGCCGCGCTCACAAATATCAACCAGCTCGCCGAAATCCTCGCGCTCGCCCAGCTCCTCGGCAAGCCGACGCACTGTTACGAACGGCAAGCCGTTCTCATTGGCCAGCATCCGCAACCAGTCCTCGCGGCACTCGGCACCGCAAGCCCGGTAGTTCAAGATCAGGTCACCCATTTTCTGCCCTCCTTCGGCTGAAAGCCGCGTCCGACACGCGGCATGCGGCCTGCCTTCCGGCGAGGATGGGAGGGGGAGGGAAAACCGGAATCGATGCCCTGGCGCGGGCCAGCGGGCACAGCCCGCCACACGGGGGCGTCTATTTCCGGTTTCGGGAACGAGAGGGCAAAGCCCTTGGTGTTCCCGCCAGGGATCGCCCGGCGATCCAGAAAGCATGGCACCCTTGCAACGGCGCGAAGCCGACGGAGGTCCTGCGCGCGCGATCAGTGCGCCAGCGGGCCTCCGGCAATGAGAGAGGCAAGAGTGCCTGCGGGTTAGCTCAGGAATGCCGCGCCCTCAGGAGCGCAGAATGCGCGGGACAGAGCGCGTCCGTCAGGAATTCCCGCTCCGCTTCCAAATGCTCCTGATCGTCACCCGAACTGGCCGGGACTACAGGCCCGGTCCGCGCCAGCGGATAGAGCAGGTCGCCCGCAAGGGCAGCCCGGTAGGGCTCTACCCCCAACGCACTCTCAGCAAGCATTCAAAACCAGCTTGAAAATGCTCCACAGATTCGGCAGACAGGCGCCGAACAAATTGCGAACAAAATTGCTCGCGGGGCTTGCTATCTGGGAATAAAAACGACACCATGTCGTAAATTGTCCCAGAGGTGTCATGCTCAACGAATTTGCTGCTCTCCGCGTCCGCGCTGGTCTTTCTCTCGACGATGTTGCCCGAATGACCGGTTATAGCGTCCGGCACGTGCAACGCTGGGAAGCGGGGGACGGAAAGCCGAGAGAGGCAGCTGTCAGACTGCTCCACTCTATGGCTTCTGTTGGGCCTGTCCAGTCAGGCAGCCGGTTCAACTTCATCGATCTGTTCGCGGGGATCGGCGGCATCCGGAAGGGCTTCGATGCCATCGGCGGGCACTGTGTGTTCACCTCCGAATGGAACAAGTTCGCTCAGGAAACCTACGCTGCAAACTTCCGGGACAACCATCCCCCGCATGGCGACATCACAGCGATAGAAACTGACGAGATTCCGGATCACGATGTACTGCTGGCGGGCTTCCCGTGTCAGCCGTTCTCGATCGCCGGTGTTTCCAAAAAGAACTCGCTGGGTCGCAAGCACGGTTTCCTCGATGAAACGCAGGGTACGCTGTTCTTTGACGTAGCCCGCATCATCCGGGCAAAGCGGCCTGCGGCTTTCCTTCTGGAAAACGTGAAAAATCTCAAGAGCCATGACAAGGGGCGGACCATCGATGTCATCCTGCGAACGCTGACCGAGGAACTTGGCTACAAGGTCTGGCATCAGGTGATCGATGCGCAGCACTTTGTGCCGCAGCATCGCGAACGGATCGTGATTGTCGGCTTCCGCGAAGCCGTGCCATTCAGCTGGGACGACCTGAGACTCCCGCCCAAAGGGAGCGTCCGGCTGAACAGCATCCTTCATCCGGAAGACGGTTCGGAGAGAGCTGAGGCTCCTTACACCCTCGGTCCGGACGCTGCCGTCAACGGCAAGTACACACTGACCGACAAGCTCTGGCAGTATCTCCAGGGCTATGCGGAAAAACACAAGGCTGCGGGCAACGGCTTTGGCTTTGGCCTGGTGACGCCCGACGATGTCGCACGCACGCTTTCAGCCCGGTATTACAAGGATGGCTCGGAAATCCTTGTCAGTCAGGGGCCGAAACGCAATCCGCGACGCCTGACGCCGCGCGAATGCGCACGGCTCATGGGCTATGGCGACGACTACCGCATCCCTGTGTCTGACACGCAGGCCTACAAACAATTCGGCAACTCGGTGGCAGTGCCGGTCTTTGAGGCCGTGGCCCGCGTTATGCAGCCCCATATTCAGGCTCTGGTCGAGCCTGTCAGGGGAAGCAAAGCGGCCTGACGCATGGCCGACGTTCATGACGTTGCCACGCGCAGCCGCAACATGGCGGCGATCAGAGGTGCCAACACGAAGCCGGAACTCCAGGTCCGCCGGGCTTTGCACGCGCTCGGGCTTCGCTTCCGGCTTCATGCAAAGGAACTGCCCGGAAAGCCTGACCTCGTATTCCCGCGTCACAATGCGGTGATCTTCGTCCATGGCTGCTTCTGGCACGGGCATGATTGTCACCTCTTCAAAATGCCCGCGACACGGCAGGAATTCTGGGCGGACAAGATCGGGCGCAATACAGCCAATGATAAGAAGGCTGCCGCTGCACTTCAGGCTGATGGATGGCGCGTCGGCGTGGTCTGGGAATGCGCGCTGAAAGGCCGGACGAAGCCAGATTTTGCTGAAACTATGCAGGCACTTGCCTTGTGGGTAAGGTCGACTGAACCGTCGATCACGCTCAGGGGCAATTAATTGGCCGGATCACTCGCGCAATTGCTAGACCTCCTGCGGCATCACGGCGCGACCCGCATCTACGCAAAACGTCTCGCGCCGAACGATAACTCGAAAAACCAAGTGTATCTCGGCGGCGACTTCTCGGCTCTCAACATCATTCCGCATGGTGAGATCTACAGCGATGATACTGACGTCGCCGGGGCCGTGCGTGACCGCGCCAAGGCATCTGTCGACTTCTACTGGGCGGATGAAGACGGACTCCACCATGCCCCCAACACGGGCCTGATCCTCTATCCTAAGTATCCCGAAGTTCGCATGTCGGGCTTCCTTCTCGGCTGCAAAGCGGCACCATCGGACATCATGCGGGTAAGGGATGAAGGCCGCGTGCTGTTCGTCGGCATCACGCGCACCGGGTCAGTCGTGGCCTATGCGGTATCAGGCGATGACCCGGTGGCGGGGGAGCTGCTCGCCCGCGAATGGCCGATGATCGGCGTATTCCTCGAACTGCCCCTTACGCTTGATGATGCGAGGGACCCCCGCGAGCAGCTTCTTGACGAACTGCGCCGGATATACCGGCTGAACTGGATCGCATCGCAGAAGCTGGCCGCTGACGGCACCAAAGCGCCATATGCTGCCCGCAATGGCGGTGGCTACACGCTCGAAGCCGAACTTGGTGTCACGCCCAATGGCTATGCAGAGCCAGACTATCTGGGTTGGGAAGTGAAGCAATACGGTGTGCGCGACTTCCTGTCCTTCAAGGCGAAGTCACCGGTCACACTGATGACGCCTGAGCCTACCGGGGGCATTTACCGCACAGAGGGTGTCGATGCTTTCATGCGGCGGTTCGGATATCCCGATCAGTCCGGGAAAGCAGACCGCATCAACTTTGGTGGCCGGTACGACTGCCAGCGTAAGCACCATCTGCTGACCGGACTGCGAATGACGCTGTCGGGCTATGATGAAATCACCGGGAAGATCAGCGATCTTGATGGCGAGCTCATTCTGATCAGCGACCGGGATGAGGTCGCAGCGACCTGGAGCTTCAAGGGGATGATGGCACACTGGAACCGCAAGCATGCGCAGGCCGCCTATGTGCCCTCACTGTTCCGAACACCGCCTCCTGAATATTGCTACGGCCCACAGGTGCTCCTGTGCGAAGAGACTGACTTCCTGATGTTTCTCCAGGCGTTCGCCAGAGGGCAGGTCTACTATGATCCCGCCATAAAGTTGGTGAACGCGTCTACAATGACACCTGAGATCAAGCGCCGGAGCCAGTTTCGCGTTGCGCACAACGATCTCACCGGACTCTACAGGCGATCTGAGAAAGTCAGCCTGTAAGCTGCATTGCAGTAACTCAGCCCAGCCCGGCACCCATCGATTTCGAGGTTCCGGCGTCCGGTGTGCCCGCGGTCATGGCCGTCTGCTTCTCACCTGCGCGCTCACAGATCGCGCGAACGAGCCGGTCCTTATCGTCGGTAACGACCACGGCCTCGGCCCTGGCACGCGACAGCGCGACATAGAGCATCTTCTGGTCAACCAGATTGGTGGAGCGGCTGTCGGCGTGAATCAGGACACGCTCGGCGGTCTGGCCCTGGACGGCGTGGGCGGTCTGGACATAGGCGTGGCGTAAATGGGCATCGCGCGGATCGGAGAGATCGAGCTTCTGCTCGCGCCCATTGGCGAGCTTCACGGTTGCCCGGCCACGGTCGGAATCGATGCTGGTAATGGACCCGCCAAGGCCATTGACCCGCCCGGCCTCGCGGTCGTTGCGCGTGAACTGCACGCGGTCGCCGATGCGGAGTTCCATCGAATTGGGCTCGAACACCTCGGCTTTGCCTGCACCCCACTGCCGGGGATGCCAGTCAACCGACCTTCCATCGCGGCCTTCCAGGGCAATACGCCCGCGTTCAGGATCGAAAGCGGCGATCGCAAAGCTCTCGCCTCGGCGCACGCCCTTGGCGGCGTAGTCGCGGCTGAACCGGACAACATCGCCGAGGGCATAGCTTGCAGCCTCGCGCGCTTCGGCACGGGTCAGGCCTTTCGCTTCAAGCGCGTGGAACAGGACGGCCTCCGCTGACAGCTCGCCGCGCCCGGTCAGTTTCGTGCGGATCATGTCAGTAAGCTTGTCGCGGCCCTCGCGCGATGGCTCGATGACCAGGGTTCGCGCGCGCTCTGAGGGCGACAAAGTCAGATAGTGCCGGGCCATCGCCTCAAGGCGCTCATCTGGCGTTGCGCCTTCCATCACCTTGCCGCCGCCACGTTCAAGCGCGGCCAGAGCCTTGCCCGCATGGCCTTCGATTGAGGCCATCACGGCTTCGCGGGTCCCGGCATTGGTCTGCCGGACGACCTCGGCAAGCTTGGCGGTCGCCATGCCTGCCTGCTGCAACTGGGCGAAGGCTGCGCCAGCGCCGACCGATCCCAGCTGCTTGACGTCGCCGACCAGAACGAGCCGGGCTCCGGCCTTGTCGGCACGGGTAAAGAGTTTCGTCATATCGTGCGCCGAAAGCATCGAGGCTTCATCGACGATCCAGACGGCTTCCTTGCCTGGTCTCTTCGCCTCGGGCGCGAGCAGGTGCCGAGCCACGGTATCGCCACGCAGGCTCAGCGCCTCGCCCAGCACGGTTGCTGCCGATGCGGTTGGCGCGAGCGCAGTCACGGCAAGTCCTCCCCGCTGGGCCTCGCGAGCATAGGTTGCAAGCACGGTCGTGGTCTTGGCTGTCCCGGCATAGCCCTGGACCGCAGCGACGCGGTCACGCGAGGTGAGCAGGTCTGCGGCCGCCCGCTTCTGATCCCCGGTCCAGGCGTAGCCGGACCGGGCTGACTGCCGTGCCGCGCGCTCGATGGTCCGTGCTGCCGCCACCGGACTGGCGAGCGCTTGCTCCATGCCGCGTCCCGCCTCCTCAAGGCCCAGCATTGTGCGCTCGGTTGCGATAGCCTGCGGCGTCGTGAACCCGGCAAACTCCGCGCCCCGCCGGTCAAAGAAAGTGCGTGTGACAAGCTCGCCGCGCTTCCCGGCCTCGGCAATCGCTGCGCTGATTGGGCTGTGTCCGGCCTTGCCAAAGGCAAAGTCTCCGGCTTCGCGCGCGAGTGTGCTGGCCGAGAATACGGCCTCTCGTTCGGACAGCTTGGCTGCAGCCCAGGCCACCGCCTGCCGCGCCAGCAATTCCGGGCTGGCGGCTGCTTCGTTGCCTTTAACCCACTCTCTCGCCCTACCGATCAGCCTGTCTCGCGCTGCCTGGTCGAACCCGTGGGCATCGGCAGTCGCCCGCCAGTCGGCTCGCAAACTGCGATGATCCGCACTGGTCTTGGCCTCGCGCGTATCGAGCGCGGCGATCTGCTTTTCAGCAGCACTCGCCTCCGCGCGGCTCGTGCCGCGCTCGGCGAGCCGGGCATCGATCGCTGCGGTGCGCTGGCTCAACGCATCGATGGCCTTCTCCGGAACACCTGCGATCTCGAAGAGCGAGTCTTTGGCAACTTCGATCTTGTATCCCAGCGCGGCAACGCCGTGCACCAGTTCCTGCCGGTAGATCGCGCCAATCTCCTTTTGCAGCTGGTAAAAGGCGCGCGGCTCAAGGCTTCGCCAGTTGCCATCCTTGTCCTGCGTGGCATTGAGGATGACGCCGTGGGTATGCAACTGCGGGTCCTGCGCCCGGCTTGTGGCATGGCGGAAGGTGGCGATGGCGAGATTGCCGGTCATCTCGCGCCGGACCTCGCTGCCCTTCCTGATCCGCGTTGCTGCCATGTGCTTCTCGACATGGGCTAGCGCCACTTTCACCGCCGCGCCATGCGCCTTGATCAACCGCTTGTCTCCGGCAACCTCGGCCATGATCG
This is a stretch of genomic DNA from Erythrobacteraceae bacterium WH01K. It encodes these proteins:
- a CDS encoding helix-turn-helix domain-containing protein → MTRKSRTLDPINTRPSAGTDHIGRRLRGARMFAGLTQIEVARRLGVQQSAVSRIENEPDMRISTIQRYLGVLGAGIDLNARFDASAIDDLGVPHDDQTIDGQFIVPILGDCWAPQNREFIFSVKPRYSQKIETGEKTVELRRRFPKYVPEGTIALIYSTSPTRALTGIAEIEGVEVGTPSAIWSEYAERACIGRNDFDTYFSGADCAHAIKLRSARPLRRSLDLTELRERFGFEPPQSYRYAKPELREALRHEWGEISDRHQCIHRP
- a CDS encoding GNAT family N-acetyltransferase, whose translation is MSGVRYLIDTNVFIGLEDSREVAPDFASFRQLAARHGVGVFIHEAAKDDIARDKDDARRRISLSKIAKFPTIAKVRGLTNADLEAEFGGLSRPNDVVDTTLLHALRIGVVDFLVTEDGGLHDRARRYASGIADRVLFVADATALLRSTYEPQEVQFRYVEEVDAHTIPTTDPIFESLREGYPQFDTWWRDSCVAKLRKCWVVTDNDGLAGLVVRKDETATNTDATLPGERILKICTFKVRPERRGLKLGELLLKQILWFAQKNGYDVLYLTTYPEQTALISLIEYYGFCRTKVADDGELTFEKGLSRLPLACENGADLFEVAARSYPRFCADSTVAAYGIPIQEDYHEVLFPELRDDRQQDLFEFGGIGTGPRKAGNTIRKVYLCHAPANLSERGALLFFYKGQSERMPSQAITTVGIFENMALARSTDELRRLAGGRSVYSERQLQSWNASPKNPVKVINFLLAGHLSPAMQIDELRRAGVISKQPPQSIFKLDHTRRAPLLARLDLGFSLQ
- a CDS encoding AAA family ATPase, with the translated sequence MKTVAVVGLSGVGKSTSIRRAAMDIDLLHLQASALIKLEQEHRAGSACSSEDLRLGPVLDNQALMLAAFSRMTHGVRSLVVFDGHTIIDGAAGPIFIPAEVFNALGCKSMAFLWDEPELIAQRRQADHRRDRPALTSHLLSRHQNLAERAAREICGELDIPLKLIKGSDQTAFQEFLVAAV
- a CDS encoding DUF3768 domain-containing protein; its protein translation is MTAGTLSRSERIARLNDRARQAMGLACVAVATEGFRALPEQDQSRVRELVETFDAFTPDNDPYGERDFGAIFQDDEGSWTTTRPARPAETVFWKIDAYDRDLRFGSDDPANPAVTRRVLTIMLASEY
- the dcm gene encoding DNA (cytosine-5-)-methyltransferase, whose protein sequence is MLNEFAALRVRAGLSLDDVARMTGYSVRHVQRWEAGDGKPREAAVRLLHSMASVGPVQSGSRFNFIDLFAGIGGIRKGFDAIGGHCVFTSEWNKFAQETYAANFRDNHPPHGDITAIETDEIPDHDVLLAGFPCQPFSIAGVSKKNSLGRKHGFLDETQGTLFFDVARIIRAKRPAAFLLENVKNLKSHDKGRTIDVILRTLTEELGYKVWHQVIDAQHFVPQHRERIVIVGFREAVPFSWDDLRLPPKGSVRLNSILHPEDGSERAEAPYTLGPDAAVNGKYTLTDKLWQYLQGYAEKHKAAGNGFGFGLVTPDDVARTLSARYYKDGSEILVSQGPKRNPRRLTPRECARLMGYGDDYRIPVSDTQAYKQFGNSVAVPVFEAVARVMQPHIQALVEPVRGSKAA
- a CDS encoding very short patch repair endonuclease, translated to MADVHDVATRSRNMAAIRGANTKPELQVRRALHALGLRFRLHAKELPGKPDLVFPRHNAVIFVHGCFWHGHDCHLFKMPATRQEFWADKIGRNTANDKKAAAALQADGWRVGVVWECALKGRTKPDFAETMQALALWVRSTEPSITLRGN
- a CDS encoding MvaI/BcnI family restriction endonuclease; this translates as MAGSLAQLLDLLRHHGATRIYAKRLAPNDNSKNQVYLGGDFSALNIIPHGEIYSDDTDVAGAVRDRAKASVDFYWADEDGLHHAPNTGLILYPKYPEVRMSGFLLGCKAAPSDIMRVRDEGRVLFVGITRTGSVVAYAVSGDDPVAGELLAREWPMIGVFLELPLTLDDARDPREQLLDELRRIYRLNWIASQKLAADGTKAPYAARNGGGYTLEAELGVTPNGYAEPDYLGWEVKQYGVRDFLSFKAKSPVTLMTPEPTGGIYRTEGVDAFMRRFGYPDQSGKADRINFGGRYDCQRKHHLLTGLRMTLSGYDEITGKISDLDGELILISDRDEVAATWSFKGMMAHWNRKHAQAAYVPSLFRTPPPEYCYGPQVLLCEETDFLMFLQAFARGQVYYDPAIKLVNASTMTPEIKRRSQFRVAHNDLTGLYRRSEKVSL
- a CDS encoding relaxase domain-containing protein — encoded protein: MVASVSALSSAGQAASYYEADDYYAEGGMAPSEWFGEAAEKLGLSGEVDREKFAELLEGRVAGQQLGTTRDGKVEHRPGWDITLSAPKSVSIMAEVAGDKRLIKAHGAAVKVALAHVEKHMAATRIRKGSEVRREMTGNLAIATFRHATSRAQDPQLHTHGVILNATQDKDGNWRSLEPRAFYQLQKEIGAIYRQELVHGVAALGYKIEVAKDSLFEIAGVPEKAIDALSQRTAAIDARLAERGTSRAEASAAEKQIAALDTREAKTSADHRSLRADWRATADAHGFDQAARDRLIGRAREWVKGNEAAASPELLARQAVAWAAAKLSEREAVFSASTLAREAGDFAFGKAGHSPISAAIAEAGKRGELVTRTFFDRRGAEFAGFTTPQAIATERTMLGLEEAGRGMEQALASPVAAARTIERAARQSARSGYAWTGDQKRAAADLLTSRDRVAAVQGYAGTAKTTTVLATYAREAQRGGLAVTALAPTASAATVLGEALSLRGDTVARHLLAPEAKRPGKEAVWIVDEASMLSAHDMTKLFTRADKAGARLVLVGDVKQLGSVGAGAAFAQLQQAGMATAKLAEVVRQTNAGTREAVMASIEGHAGKALAALERGGGKVMEGATPDERLEAMARHYLTLSPSERARTLVIEPSREGRDKLTDMIRTKLTGRGELSAEAVLFHALEAKGLTRAEAREAASYALGDVVRFSRDYAAKGVRRGESFAIAAFDPERGRIALEGRDGRSVDWHPRQWGAGKAEVFEPNSMELRIGDRVQFTRNDREAGRVNGLGGSITSIDSDRGRATVKLANGREQKLDLSDPRDAHLRHAYVQTAHAVQGQTAERVLIHADSRSTNLVDQKMLYVALSRARAEAVVVTDDKDRLVRAICERAGEKQTAMTAGTPDAGTSKSMGAGLG